The Amblyomma americanum isolate KBUSLIRL-KWMA chromosome 2, ASM5285725v1, whole genome shotgun sequence genome contains the following window.
GCGCGGTAATGGGTAGACGTTTTTTATCTGGTTAAGATTGCTGTAGTTAACAGAAAACCGTAGACTGCCGTCTTTATTCTTACCCAGAGCAACAGGTGATGTCTAGGGGCTCCTCGATGGCGGTATGCCACAGTCATTCAACTTTGCATCCACCTGCTGAGCGATGACTTCACGTTCCAGGGGTGATACTCGGTATGGGTGCTGTCGGAGTGGGGCGGATACGTTCGTCAGTTACAATGAAGTGCTTCGTAAAGGGCTTCTGATTGACCACGTAGGTGGACAAGAAACATTTTTGAATGTGTGACAGCACCGTGACGAGTGAATCTTTCTCGGCCGGTGAAAAGGCGGGGTTTACATCTAGGCCGAATTGAGGCGTCCGACATACAGCCCTGGAGTGCGAGACAGTGGTAAGTTTTCGGATATGTCTTCAAAGCATGACACCGTGGAGCCCTTATCAGTGTGCTGCAGTTCGTTCGCGAAATTTATAAGAAGCACGTCCGCTATGCCATGGGTCAGATGGACAATACCGCGTGGAACGCAGACGCCTTTATGCAAAACAAGGTCAAGGTTATGTTCGGCAACACTAGTAGCACTGGATATGTCGTCGCAGAGGCCGGTAACGAGCGCACATGAGCGCGGCGGCGTGGTTGCGTCCACGTCCGTGATTCGCAAAGGTGTGCGGCGTTGTTCGGAGTTTGCTGTGTTTCCTGTGCGCTTGGAAAACGTGACCAAACGGCGACGAACGTTAATTACGATACCATGCTCTCGCAAACAGTCCATGCCAAGTATAAGGTCCTTGCAACAGTGCGGCAGGACCACAAAAGCGGCAACAAACACTGAGTTCGCACTTGTGACGCGTGAAGTGCAACGGCCGGCCGGTGACATAAGGTGACCATCAGTGGTGCGAGTTTGTGGTCCCGACCATTCAGTTTTGACCTTGCTAAGGCGATCCTCAATATTTTGACACATTATTGAAAAGTCTGCGCCTGTATCAACGCCGGCAGTGACAGGTGCCCGTAAATAGGAACGGGAGGATTGGCACTTGCAATATCGTCGACAGGACGGGAACTCAGAGGCACGGGATCACTCTGTGCCGGCATCGATGTCATAGAATCGTACCGAATCGCCACGGAGGGGTCTTAAGGACAGCATATTCGTTTatcagcaaccccccccccccccttgaggcCGCCGCATTCAGTTTCTCCAAACAGGCTTGCCAACCACCCATTTCTTGGCCCATCGGTAAACCGACGGCGGCTGGGCGACGGGTAGCGTAAAGGTGCGGGCGACTGTGGGCGGACAGTCGGAGAAGTGCGCTAGCAGCAAAGTATTCCGCGATTTCGCGAGGACGCTCATCGAACCGACGTCGCGGGGCATCACGTGAAAATCCCCGAAGCCTAATTCCACGGGAGGGGCATTGGTAATACAGGAGGCCGGCTTCCCCGCAATGGTTGCAGAACGACCGCTGACgaggagtgcgccagatgtcggCTTTCCGAGCCGGCGGTGGTATGACGAGGTCCTGCTGAGGTGGCCGCTGGTAGGAAGGTGGCGGTAAAGCGGGCGACAGCTGCGGGTGAAATGGGAGGTGCTGTGCAGGAGGCGCCGCGAGCTCACGAACAGCTgccgcataataataataatcaatcaataaatcaatcaatctttagttttcggtgcccaggaacaacccaaaggtcttggtgctggtacaccattcacacgcacaaaatgtaaatttatttcaccacaagggaagacactcaggggaggtaatgcatcatcagtcaaggcgatagaaaaaaagacacataaactaggcgtgacagcaagcatgaagcaaaaaaacgagaacaagacaacagcgagaacagcggtaaatgaaaacagctagaacaggcaacagacatataaataactaattaaACAATAatcaaagagaatgaacacaagaacgaccgataacagccaagtacagcataaagcaaaatacaaacaagaataaagccaatactaatttGAAAGAGTAAGAAAGGTCTGAAAtgcaagctagaaatacaatcatacacaataagaaatgtaattagtgaacgcgttacagacaatcaggcgtgagtacacagtattaaagaaataatattaacgaaaacaagtagacgtgatgaacaaaaaaggagagaaaaaaaatataataccGATGGAAATGCACAAGCGTAGTAAAGacaaaaatgcatgaaaggggaagttatgtatgagaaaaagagtacTCAAAGAGGAACGTCAcagacatccaatataaaggaaggaagagaattttcgaatatatcaaggtgaggacaaagagaattaaacaacttttgcattctgtcctcaggggagagggagtgcaggagcgcagaaacttggaatggtctgaattcccttatgctctttcgcggtacacgcaaaaggatacgcgctaggagctgagggcatagaatgtgaccatgaagaagtttatacaagaaaattatatctgccctcacacgacggcagctaagagaaggaagctgcagtgaccTACTCcatctgggacgagagctggaagttttgcaacaaAACCAAtcttgaaatatgcgtaaaaccTTTAGCTGTACTCTGTCGagtttttcacagttcgactgccAAGTGCCGCTGCAAACAAAAGACGCGTATTCCAatagcggcaagcatatggagaggtagagctttaaaaaaggaagtggggctcgaaactctctagAAAGCCTTCatatgaagccgagtgtacgcatagcccgcagagcaatgcgttttgtatgagagaaGCTGAgactacggtcgaaaagtacgccgaggtcattaatttcatcaaccctgagcagcggcctaccattcacagaaaaagagtagagaagactgtgcgttttacgcgtaaatgagacaaccttgcttttagatgaattgagagtgagcccattttcaagcaccaatcagagaaggcggatatgtccgattgcaatgacaagcaatcatgaagagtatgccTTGAACATTTCTAtttcgtccgcataaaggagaaacgaggagtttttgaccatggaggaaacgtcattgataaaaacagagaacagaagcgggcctaataccgagccatgaggaactccgctggttggagtgtaaacaaatgaggtttgtccatttacactgacaaagcaggaccgatcaagaagatagttgcgtaggaggactacaattgaaacgtcgatctcaaacagcagaagcttttgaagaagtaatgagtgagtaacaacgtcgaaagctttgctcaaatcacagtacacagcgtctacctgactcctctgaaggacttcagctgatgtatacatcataaaagtcacaaggttagttgtagtagaacgaccttttatgaaacgatgatgattatgtatgattacatgtttaaactggaaggaaagtactttgtgcaaagctaattcacttcacttcacttcactttattaccttaaagaccccactttgggggtgttacataaggggtgggagtacaaatatatacttcgtctcacaagatgtttgcagcactacggaaggtagagctctctcgtccaatcagggctgcagaaacgcagaaaatagtccctcgaatatttgaggagtgtatgactattaatcaaaacaataagcattgcaactaaaaacatgatttggacaggtatatttaaatggtagggagtgtttcaatcactggtgaaattaccagacaaagcccgtacggacacagctctgcggaggcctgctgcgaggtagtgatgcgttgCCACtatccaacatggcgtcggactagtctgttgtgtctcctgtgtgctctacaccgacagtgcgctgtttccccaagcaggcgaagcaggtggctttaaatgttcttgaagcgcttcgcgtcgagtgcgtgggcagttggagtacaaatgcgctcatcaagaggacggcaaaactcacgcaggtgagcgagcgaacgctttacaagtggacaacggagacgttgaacgcgggccgagtgttgtcaccgaagaagcgtgctggcggaagaggccgcgagcggacgaagaagctggacgattttgacctgagcgtgttgcgaagggtggtacacacctttttccagagaggggaaatcccaactatcgcgaaggtggttgcgcatttcgaagaggacgaaacgctaccgaccgtgtccgcagcgacaatgcagaggatgttgaagaaacttggcttccgatataagaagcgctctcggaatgcgatgttaatcgaagcgacgcacattgtgcagtgtcgccgccggtacctgcgccagatagcggagctgcgacgccagggtaggcctattttcttcaccgacgaaacgtgggttaacgccggccacacgcgaagtcgagtgtggactgactgcaccatccaatctgcacaccaagcgcatcgatccggactgtcgactggtctacaaaaccccagtggcaaaggtggcaggcttattgggacgcattgcggtagtgagcaaggttttgtcgaaggcgcagcggaagttttccgagcgaaaaaaaactcgggcgattaccacgaggaaatgaacggggaacactacgaaaactggttctccaggagacttctcccactactaccacccggcagcgttatagtgatggacaacgcgccatatcattctgtgaagcaggataaagtgccgcggttgagtagcctcaaaaaggacatacaggcttggctgtccggaaaaggtgtcgcgtggagcagcggcatggtgaaggccgagctcatgcagcttgtcagcaatgtgaacacaggtggggagcaataccgtgtcgactgcattgctaaagctgctggccatctcgttgtgcgcctgccaccgtaccactgccaactgaacccgatagagcttgtctggagcgacgtcaagggtttcgtggccagccaaaacaagacgtttaagctccaagacgtcgagcctctggtttggcaaggcatcacgcaagggactgttgagaaatggaagaattacgtgcagcatattatcagtgaggaagatgtgatgagaaaactggaccacatcatcgacgatgttgttgaccagggaccggccattgttgtcaacctggaggacgacacaaccagcagtgctgaattcagttgttatgaggacgatgagatgatcgaacccgtttaacgtgcattgcctctcgcgcagcacatgggcttgttttgcatttcgccaccatcgacactcggctgcctcggcacgctggagtaaataaatttatatgcacatgacacgattactgaaatttactgcgacgcgacaacacaggaactgatgagaacagtaccctggttgtctcacatatatcggtggacacccgaaccgcgcagtaaaggaagggataaaggagggagggaaagaagaaagacaatatctcggtggacacccgaaccgcatcgtaaaggaagagataaaggagggaaagaagcgagagaaaactgaaaattgaaagttggatttcgaggaaaggcgcggcgctgcgcggtggaacacctgtggctcggtgctactataaatagaggtagaaagaagccacctggacatcaggtggatcgagccacaggcgcgtaggaacacactaatgtagtgcgcgccatcctgattggacgagagagctgtacctttcgtagtgctgcaaacatcttgtgagacggagtataggttgaatatgattgcttacatgatatttatgaaatgcatatttaaattgttcacaaaaattgattggcaggtgatggcatcaacgtcgtggggaaggccattcgagtctttagcagtgcgaagaaaaaaggatgcggaaaaagtgacggtgcgggtgcgttggcatgacacttgcagtggatggccggtgcgatgagatatgcgagcgggcggtgtgatgtagggtggttgtccgagggaactgtaaaaaaacttatgaaacagactaagagaagcaatgcgatgacgatgggcaagagttgataaacctgattgtcgtttaagtgacgatacactgatgtcgtatgaataggcagaatgaatgaacctcgtggcgctattttggacagattctagtgaactgatgagatatgcttgttgcgggctccagatagcagatgcgtattctagttttggtcgaatgagtgattggtaggcgagaagtttaatactttgaggggcgtgccgtagatgacgtttcaaaaaacccaatgaccggttagctgatgcgaagatattcgttacatgagagcgccaggagagatcctggcacaaggtgacacctaggtacttgtatgagtatacagattctagtggaacgttagcaacggagtaagggaaaatatgggggttacgccggcggtgaaaagatacgagtttacattttttaggattaagcgacattagccagtcatcgcaccaggcatgcactgtgtcaatgtcgttttggaGCAGTGATTGGTCAAtggtgttggaaatcgtgtggtaaataacgcagtcgtctgcaaacagacgaacattgcaaaccaggtttgagggtaagtcgtttatgtagattaagaataggaggggagcaagtacagaaccttggggtacgcctgatgttactggaagagggttggaagTCTGGCTTTTAgcgagaacaaactgggagcggttagaaaggaattcttcgatccacaataagacgttaggatgcagttaaaagcatggttagttttagcagtaaagGCGTGTGGGGAACttaatcaaatgctttagcaaagtctagaaaaatagcgtcagtttgtaaatttaggtcgaggttagagtgaacgtcataaagaaagacggccagttgagtttcacatgacaaacccttgcgaaacccgtgttgtgagggatgaaagaagttgatagcgtcaagaaagtccatgatttgagaatagatgacgtgttccatgattttgcaaggtatgctggttaatgatatcggacggtaatttaaaggagaatctttgttaccggacttaaagacgggaatgacctttcccactttccagtcatccggaatggaacctgtagaaagcgactgtgaaaacaataacaataagtacattgcagaaatattcttagtgttgcgcagtattttggagttaatttcgtcgacgccggccgatgatgaagtttaaggtgttcaatgagcgaggaaatgccggcttcagaaaacgcgatagcaggcatgctggactctatattgacagcgaaagttgcagttggtgggtgaatttcattagtgaacacagatgaaaaggcgttatgaaaaatgtcagcgcactcaatgtcatcagcttcctctccagactctttagttagagtgatggtatgtgccgggtactcacttatgacctgccaaaactttctgggattggaagtcaacaatttggggaggtcgttgtgaaggaaagagAATTTTGCGTTGCGAATTTCTGATAGGTAGGTGCGTTCGGCTCTATAGTATTTTTTTCCATACgcactcgtcgtattgctttaattttgccgcacggaaaaggcgcttctttttattgtcgagtctttttatcgttttggtataccatggtttctggcggtcagagtggaagcttattttggggatgtatctatcggttagttcgctaatctttttcttaaaacgggaccaattgtcatttactgaattatcgtgaaaagatgcttcaaatgttgtgagatattggtttaattcaagactaaaggcttcatagtttcctttgtcgtagaggcgaatagtttttttttgattctggcgtcgtgatgggtggaactcaaatgtggcgtgaattactttatggtcgctgatttcgcgtagataagtgatagatgagagggcttccgggtgggtagtcaggattagatctaggatgtttgcaacgcgggtcggttcagataccacttgagttaagttgaagtttaggcagacctcgataaaatcattcgcttccctgttgccgactgctgtctgtgtctgccagttgatttcttgaaaattgaagtctccaaaaagaatgatatgcgcttttgggtattttctcgttaattggctgatcacgtcgttaagaattcgagagaaatcggagttggtatttggcgctctataacaaacgcccagcagtacggTTTGGGGCGCAGCGCGACAAAGTAGCCATACTATCTCAAGGTCTGATGGAATATTAATAACTGTACACGAGAACTGATTGCTAACTGCGATGAGAACGCCTCCACCTCCAGCGGATGTGCGATCTTTGCGAAAAAGGTTAAAATTCGGTaagtcagcaacaccttcagtatcggtgatgccatagtgagccatgtttcggtaagtaTCAGCAAGTTACTAGCAGATGAACACACAAGATTGGAGATTATTTCGCGTTTCAGAAGAAAACTACGTATGTTTGTGAAAATCGCCGAAAAGGAAAGATTAGGCTGGGGGGTGGCAGGTACATGAGCGGCTGGGGCCTGGCGGCGCAGCAACTGCTATAGTATCACTTTTACAGATTGCGATGGTTCGTCTAAGATATATCGTCGGGAACCGATGAACAGGGTTTTGTatcgcaaagaaaaacggttagACTTGCTTTTGGCAAATGTAACTAGGTGTCTGCGCACATTGCGAACGcggcgtgaaaaatcttcaccgacggAGTAGTCAGTGTCCTTGAATTTGCGGCCATTAGCTAGAATTTCGTCCTTCGTTTTGAAAAGTGCGAATTTGACAATTAACGGACGGCAGCGATCAGGTACGTGGCGCCCAAGACGGTGAGTGCGGTCTATTGTTTTGGGGTCGAGGGTGATGTTCAAAAACTCGGAGCAATGGCGAATTAGTAGCTTTTCAGAGTCGGCCCACGTTTCAGATGAGTCAGGGTCCGGAATGTTGTAGAATATgaggttgtttcttcgtgattggtttTCTGCTTCGTCTATGCGATCCTCGAGATCACAGAGCTGGCGAGTTGCCTGGGTGGTATGAGTGCTTAGGCTTTCTATctctgtgcgtagtgactgtATGGTTTGGTAATGACCTTCAAGAGCGCTAATGCGCCTGCTTAGATCAGAAATAAGGTTGTCTGTTGTTAGTAGCTGGTTTTTGAGGTCTGTAACTTCCGCGATTAATGTCGACTGACCGGCGGACAATTTTTTAAGTTCCGTAACTACAGTTTCGAGTGAGGCAGGGCCGGGGTTAGTCTCTATGTCGCCGgacaacaaaagcaaggaaataatgacatcagaacactcagtgacaatggcaaggcagcattgcgggctcggcagctgtatcaaaaagtaatcactagatttcttagcgtaaagacaacatggcttactaacctgcatggcgaggcagaacgggttaagcgaccgcatcgtgccacagccaccgagcccacaaagcgacgccggtggccgaagctgcttaaaagctggagcgggagaggatgttgatggcgatggtgtttccaactgtctgtcgagggtgcagtgcactggtgaggtcagcgcacgatcgggcgaagcggtgatggcgcaaggctggcacatatcggttcggttgagagcgggcgtccatttcggcgagatgtccggtggacgGGCAGAAAAAgattagaggttgcacaaagaagagaaatggggcggtagttcgaaacatcagatttgtttcctgatttgaaggcagggaaaacacgcgccgttttccacacgcgaagaaaggcagaatttttcaaacagttatgaaatatcgtggttaaaacaggg
Protein-coding sequences here:
- the LOC144120350 gene encoding uncharacterized protein LOC144120350, with the translated sequence MCQPCAITASPDRALTSPVHCTLDRQLETPSPSTSSPAPAFKQLRPPASLCGLGGCGTMRSLNPFCLAMQVSKPCCLYAKKSSDYFLIQLPSPQCCLAIVTECSDVIISLLLLSGDIETNPGPASLETVVTELKKLSAGQSTLIAEVTDLKNQLLTTDNLISDLSRRISALEGHYQTIQSLRTEIESLSTHTTQATRQLCDLEDRIDEAENQSRRNNLIFYNIPDPDSSETWADSEKLLIRHCSEFLNITLDPKTIDRTHRLGRHVPDRCRPLIVKFALFKTKDEILANGRKFKDTDYSVGEDFSRRVRNVRRHLVTFAKSKSNRFSLRYKTLFIGSRRYILDEPSQSVKVIL